In the genome of Ananas comosus cultivar F153 linkage group 11, ASM154086v1, whole genome shotgun sequence, one region contains:
- the LOC109717718 gene encoding troponin T, cardiac muscle isoforms isoform X2, with translation MIKRRFYKQDHDGDKGGSSSSDSSSDSDSACDTTTKEEEEEEAEEEEEEDELKDEGEQEAQEEEGEQERDGDQRPFSPSPGSGYESEDSSENVLDGNCSAVDEEDGFDSGRGNHQNRPFIRNIRDGESNCLDAARNSPNINDPSDPDFASFILKCKSVFKCRLCPRIICLSEETVRAHLTSKRHARSKKLLGEGRLKLMLNSDGELEEDQETHAERHARTIALAQEPLANKKKDTGRQRQSRRRKKRLRNHSEKQAEGPMNDHIKRRCKAEEQKIK, from the exons ATGATAAAGAGGCGTTTCTACAAGCAAGACCACGATGGGGATAAGGGCGGCTCCTCCTCTTCCGACTCCTCTTCCGACTCCGACTCCGCTTGTGATACTACCAccaaagaagaggaagaggaagaggcggaggaggaggaggaggaggacgaacTAAAAGATGAAGGAGAACAAGAAGCCcaggaagaggaaggagaacaAGAGCGAGATGGTGATCAAAGGCCTTTCTCTCCTTCCCCTG GTTCAGGATATGAGAGTGAGGACAGCTCGGAAAATGTTCTCGATGGGAATTGTTCTG CTGTTGATGAGGAAGATGGTTTTGACAGTGGTCGTGGAAACCATCAAAATAGGCCGTTTATTAGGAATATTCGGGATGGAGAATCCAATTGTTTAGATGCTGCCCGTAATTCCCCTAATATAAATGATCCTTCTGACCCTGATTTTgctagttttattttaaaatgcaaGTCAGTCTTTAAGTGCCGTCTTTGTCCCCGGATTATCTGCTTGAGTGAGGAAACAGTCAGGGCACATCTCACATCAAAG AGACATGCACGTTCCAAGAAATTATTAGGAGAAGGGAGGCTCAAACTGATGCTCAATAGTGATGGCGAGCTAGAGGAAGATCAAGAAACACATGCTGAAAGGCATGCTCGGACCATAGCTCTTGCTCAG GAACCGCTTGCAAACAAGAAAAAAGATACTGGTCGTCAGCGACAGAGTCGCAGAAGGAAAAAG AGGCTGCGAAACCATTCTGAGAAGCAGGCAGAAGGGCCAATGAACGACCACATCAAGAGAAGGTGCAAAGCGGAAGAACAGAAAATAAAGTAG
- the LOC109717718 gene encoding major centromere autoantigen B isoform X1: MIKRRFYKQDHDGDKGGSSSSDSSSDSDSACDTTTKEEEEEEAEEEEEEDELKDEGEQEAQEEEGEQERDGDQRPFSPSPGSGYESEDSSENVLDGNCSGSAVDEEDGFDSGRGNHQNRPFIRNIRDGESNCLDAARNSPNINDPSDPDFASFILKCKSVFKCRLCPRIICLSEETVRAHLTSKRHARSKKLLGEGRLKLMLNSDGELEEDQETHAERHARTIALAQEPLANKKKDTGRQRQSRRRKKRLRNHSEKQAEGPMNDHIKRRCKAEEQKIK, from the exons ATGATAAAGAGGCGTTTCTACAAGCAAGACCACGATGGGGATAAGGGCGGCTCCTCCTCTTCCGACTCCTCTTCCGACTCCGACTCCGCTTGTGATACTACCAccaaagaagaggaagaggaagaggcggaggaggaggaggaggaggacgaacTAAAAGATGAAGGAGAACAAGAAGCCcaggaagaggaaggagaacaAGAGCGAGATGGTGATCAAAGGCCTTTCTCTCCTTCCCCTG GTTCAGGATATGAGAGTGAGGACAGCTCGGAAAATGTTCTCGATGGGAATTGTTCTG GTTCAGCTGTTGATGAGGAAGATGGTTTTGACAGTGGTCGTGGAAACCATCAAAATAGGCCGTTTATTAGGAATATTCGGGATGGAGAATCCAATTGTTTAGATGCTGCCCGTAATTCCCCTAATATAAATGATCCTTCTGACCCTGATTTTgctagttttattttaaaatgcaaGTCAGTCTTTAAGTGCCGTCTTTGTCCCCGGATTATCTGCTTGAGTGAGGAAACAGTCAGGGCACATCTCACATCAAAG AGACATGCACGTTCCAAGAAATTATTAGGAGAAGGGAGGCTCAAACTGATGCTCAATAGTGATGGCGAGCTAGAGGAAGATCAAGAAACACATGCTGAAAGGCATGCTCGGACCATAGCTCTTGCTCAG GAACCGCTTGCAAACAAGAAAAAAGATACTGGTCGTCAGCGACAGAGTCGCAGAAGGAAAAAG AGGCTGCGAAACCATTCTGAGAAGCAGGCAGAAGGGCCAATGAACGACCACATCAAGAGAAGGTGCAAAGCGGAAGAACAGAAAATAAAGTAG